Proteins encoded together in one Camelina sativa cultivar DH55 chromosome 9, Cs, whole genome shotgun sequence window:
- the LOC104710430 gene encoding probable alpha-galactosidase B, with the protein MTGPSVVKTGSTRFVVFFIVLNLCLWVEARSSEPQHASFPPRGWNSYDSFCWTISEAEFLQTAEIISKRLLPHGYQYVVVDYLWYRKKVEGAYVDSLGFDVIDEWGRMHPDPVRWPSSKGGKGFKEVAEKVHRMGLKFGIHVMGGISTQAYNANTLVLDSVKGGAYEESGRQWRAKDIGIKEKACVWMSHGFMSVNTKLGAGKAFLRSLYRQYAEWGVDFIKHDCVFGTDFNIEEITYVSEVLKELDRPVLYSISPGTSVTPRLAKEVSQLVNMYRITGDDWDTWKDVAAHFDITRDLSASSMIGAQGLQGKSWPDLDMLPLGWLTDPGSNFGPHRACNLNLEEQKTQMTLWSIAKSPLMFGGDVRKLDDATYNLITNPTLLEINSYSSNNKEFPYITATTVSRNKHKGHPHHPMGKNISTKHAFSLTSCKEPKANTWSIVDKNRGKICWNQYSSEKLEKPFCLYNRKALLSFDEELKHNQFYQGKLHLQTNDKAESCLGASSQQKLTSKDYSRGALSPCKLDANQMWELHSNGTLENIYSGLCAVLNPVKAEASSSGVRSWIATGRRGEVYVAFFNLNQVKTTISAKISDIAKALPNKKNLEGASCKSHEVWSGKDFGPTKDSVSVQVEPHGPALFVLHCSHA; encoded by the exons ATGACCGGACCATCAGTAGTGAAAACCGGATCGACCCGGTTCgttgtcttcttcatcgtcctcaATCTTTG TTTATGGGTTGAGGCAAGGTCGAGCGAACCACAACATGCTAGCTTTCCTCCAAGAGGGTGGAATTCGTACGATTCCTTTTGTTGGACTATCTCTGAAGCTGAGTTCTTGCAGACCGCTGAAATCATTTCTAAGCGTCTTCTTCCTCATGGTTATCAG TATGTTGTGGTGGATTACCTTTGGTATAGAAAGAAAGTTGAAGGAGCGTATGTGGATTCTCTTGGGTTTGATGTGATTGATGAATGGGGAAGGATGCATCCTGATCCAGTTAGATGGCCATCTTCTAAAGGCGGTAAAGGTTTCAAAGAAGTCGCTGAGAAAGTTCATAGAATGGGTTTGAAGTTTGGGATTCATGTTATGGGTGGAATAAGCACACAAGCATATAACGCTAATACTCTCGTTCTGGATAGTGTTAAG ggaGGTGCTTATGAGGAATCGGGTAGACAGTGGCGAGCTAAAGATATTGGGATCAAGGAGAAGGCTTGTGTGTGGATGTCACATGGGTTCATGAGTGTGAATACCAAGCTAGGTGCAGGAAAAGCTTTCTTGAGGTCTCTTTATCGTCAATATGCGGAATGGGGAGTTGATTTCA TAAAACATGACTGCGTATTTGGCACTGACTTCAATATAGAGGAGATAACTTATGTGTCAGAG GTTCTAAAGGAGCTTGATCGGCCTGTTTTATACTCTATATCTCCAGGGACGAGTGTGACACCTAGACTGGCTAAAGAAGTTAGCCAACTGGTTAACATGTACAGAATAACAGGTGATGATTGGGACACATGGAAAGACGTGGCGGCACATTTTGATATTACAAG AGATTTATCTGCTTCTAGTATGATCGGTGCACAAGGGTTACAAGGAAAATCATGGCCCGACCTAGATATGTTACCTCTTGGATGGCTTACCGATCCAG GTTCGAACTTTGGACCTCATCGAGCGTGTAATCTTAATCTTGAAGAGCAAAAGACACAG ATGACATTGTGGTCTATCGCGAAGTCCCCTCTCATGTTTGGAGGTGATGTGAGAAAGCTCGATGATGCTACTTATAATTTAATCACAAATCCTACACTGCTGGAAATAAATTCTTATAGCTCCAATAATAAAGAG TTTCCTTACATCACCGCAACAACAGTATCTAGGAATAAGCACAAAGGCCATCCTCATCATCCAATGGGCAAGAACATTTCAACTAAGCATGCCTTTAGTCTCACTAGCTGCAAAGAACCAAAAGCCAACACTTGGTCCATTGTAGACAAGAACCGTGGAAAAATCTGTTGGAACCAATACTCTAGTGAAAAACTAGAGAAGCCCTTTTGCTTATACAACAGAAAAGCTCTTCTATCTTT CGATGAGGAGTTAAAACACAACCAGTTTTACCAAGGTAAGCTTCATTTGCAAACAAATGATAAAGCAGAATCTTGTTTAGGAGCTTCCTCGCAGCAAAAGCTCACTTCGAAAGATTATAGCCGAGGCGCTTTATCACCTTGCAAACTAGATGCAAACCAG ATGTGGGAGCTCCACAGTAATGGAACactagaaaatatttattctgGTCTTTGCGCAGTGTTAAATCCAGtaaaag CCGAAGCTAGCTCCAGTGGCGTTCGTTCTTGGATTGCCAcgggaagaagaggagaagtaTATGTCGCGTTTTTCAACTTAAATCAGGTGAAAACGACGATATCAGCCAAGATATCAGACATTGCCAAAGCTCTCCCAAACAAGAAGAATCTTGAAGGAGCTTCGTGTAAGAGCCACGAGGTATGGAGCGGCAAAGATTTCGGACCAACAAAAGATTCAGTATCGGTTCAAGTCGAACCTCATGGTCCTGCTCTGTTCGTTCTTCATTGTAGCCATGCCTGA
- the LOC104715000 gene encoding F-box protein At2g15640-like: MTSSSPISINDDLILEILSRLPSKSIARFRCLSKQWASMLSRKRYASGLFYLHGCGSQRRPLISNPITGRYAILPYLYSYRNLYVFFGFDPIDMQYKALRMAYPWDPNRHKTLTFGDGDMKWRKVKGSLRHEIKSEGICINGVLYYLGYTPNCFNDDHVVTSAWIIVCFDLRSEKITCIDVNRFGKLINYKGKLALIYLGKDSAAINELHMWVLDDVEKHEWSKHAYTLTHDKLFRRHFRIAGATTWGEIVFSMHKYTPNKPFYVFYFNPEKNTLKRVEIKGFGEYSCTVFTFVNHVEDLDVNDLKLLKSTHPPLTEPNYAEECAPDSDSD, translated from the exons ATGACTTCATCATCTCCCATATCTATTAATGATGATCTCATCCTGGAGATCTTATCGAGATTGCCTTCAAAGTCTATCGCAAGGTTTCGTTGCCTGTCTAAGCAATGGGCATCAATGCTTAGTAGAAAACG CTACGCTTCTGGCTTGTTCTATTTGCATGGTTGTGGAAGCCAGCGTAGACCTCTGATTAGTAACCCCATCACAGGACGGTATGCGATCTTACCTTATCTTTATAGTTACAGAAACCTATATGTCTTTTTCGGGTTTGACCCGATTGACATGCAATACAAGGCATTGCGGATGGCTTATCCATGGGATCCTAATCGTCATAAAACTCTTACATTTGGAGATGGAGATATGAAGTGGAGAAAGGTAAAAGGTTCCTTGCGACATGAGATAAAGAGTGAAGGAATATGCATtaatggggttttgtattactTAGGTTACACGCCGAATTGTTTTAATGATGATCATGTTGTAACGTCTGCATGGATAATAGTTTGCTTTGATCTTAGGTCTGAGAAAATCACCTGTATCGACGTAAATAGGTTTGGTAAATTGATAAATTACAAGGGCAAACTAGCTCTGATTTATTTGGGGAAAGATTCTGCTGCCATTAATGAGTTGCATATGTGGGTTCTAGATGATGTTGAGAAACATGAATGGTCCAAACATGCCTACACTTTAACCCATGATAAATTATTCCGTCGTCACTTTCGCATCGCTGGAGCGACCACTTGGGGTGAAATTGTATTTTCAATGCACAAGTATACACCTAACAAaccgttttatgttttctacttcaatCCCGAAAAGAACACTCTTAAACGTGTTGAAATCAAAGGTTTTGGTGAGTATAGTTGTACTGTTTTTACCTTTGTAAACCACGTAGAGGATCTTGATGTTAATGATTTAAAACTGCTCAAGTCAACCCATCCTCCACTAACGGAGCCAAACTATGCAGAAGAATGCGCaccagattcagattcagactGA